The following coding sequences are from one Streptomyces venezuelae window:
- a CDS encoding homoserine dehydrogenase, whose protein sequence is MMRTRPLKVALLGCGVVGSEVARIMTTHADDLTARIGAPVELAGVAVRRPSKVREGIDPSLITTDATALVKRGDIDVIVEVIGGIEPARTLITTAFEHGASVVSANKALIAQDGAALHAAAVEHGRDLYYEAAVAGAIPLIRPLRESLAGDKVNRVLGIVNGTTNFILDAMDTTGAGYQEALDEATALGYAEADPTADVEGFDAAAKAAILAGIAFHTRVRLDDVYREGMTEVTAADFASAKRMGCTIKLLAICERAADGGSVTARVHPAMIPLSHPLASVRGAYNAVFVEAEAAGQLMFYGPGAGGSPTASAVLGDLVAVCRNKLAEATGPGDSAYTQLPVSSMGEVVTRYHISLDVADKPGVLAQVATVFAEHGVSIDTVRQTGKDGEASLVVVTHRAPDAALSGTVEALRNLDTVRGVASIMRVEGE, encoded by the coding sequence ATGATGCGTACGCGTCCGCTGAAGGTGGCGCTGCTGGGCTGTGGGGTTGTCGGCTCAGAGGTGGCGCGCATCATGACGACGCACGCCGACGACCTCACAGCCAGGATCGGCGCCCCGGTGGAGCTCGCCGGGGTCGCCGTCCGCCGCCCCTCCAAGGTGCGTGAGGGAATCGATCCGTCACTGATCACCACGGACGCGACCGCTCTGGTCAAGCGCGGGGACATCGACGTCATCGTCGAGGTGATCGGAGGGATCGAGCCCGCCCGGACCCTGATCACCACCGCCTTCGAGCACGGGGCCTCCGTCGTCTCCGCGAACAAGGCGCTCATCGCCCAGGACGGGGCCGCTCTGCACGCCGCCGCCGTCGAGCACGGGCGGGATCTGTATTACGAGGCCGCTGTCGCCGGTGCCATTCCGCTGATCCGGCCGCTGCGCGAGTCCCTCGCCGGTGACAAGGTCAACCGCGTTCTCGGGATCGTGAACGGGACCACCAACTTCATTCTCGACGCGATGGACACGACGGGGGCGGGCTATCAGGAAGCCCTCGACGAGGCCACCGCGCTCGGGTACGCGGAAGCCGATCCCACCGCCGACGTCGAAGGGTTCGACGCCGCCGCCAAGGCCGCCATCCTCGCCGGAATCGCCTTCCACACGCGCGTGCGCCTCGACGACGTGTACCGCGAGGGGATGACCGAGGTCACCGCCGCCGACTTCGCCTCCGCGAAACGGATGGGCTGCACCATCAAGCTTCTCGCCATCTGCGAGCGTGCCGCCGACGGGGGATCCGTCACCGCGCGCGTGCACCCCGCGATGATCCCGCTCAGCCACCCGCTGGCATCGGTGCGCGGCGCGTACAACGCCGTCTTCGTCGAGGCGGAGGCCGCGGGACAGCTCATGTTCTACGGGCCCGGCGCCGGTGGCTCGCCCACCGCGTCCGCCGTCCTCGGTGACCTCGTCGCCGTCTGCCGCAACAAGCTCGCCGAAGCCACCGGGCCCGGCGACTCCGCGTACACCCAGCTGCCCGTGAGCTCCATGGGCGAGGTCGTCACGCGCTACCACATCAGCCTCGACGTGGCCGACAAGCCGGGCGTGCTCGCCCAGGTCGCGACGGTCTTCGCCGAACACGGCGTATCGATCGATACGGTCCGTCAGACGGGCAAGGACGGCGAGGCCTCCCTCGTCGTCGTCACCCACCGCGCGCCCGACGCCGCCCTCAGCGGCACCGTCGAAGCGCTGCGCAATCTCGACACCGTGCGTGGTGTCGCCAGCATCATGCGGGTTGAAGGGGAGTAA
- the thrC gene encoding threonine synthase produces the protein MTHQWRGIIEEYRDRLPVSDTTPVVTLREGGTPLVPAQVLSERTGCEVHLKVEGANPTGSFKDRGMTMAITKAKEEGAKAVICASTGNTSASAAAYAVRAGMVCAVLVPQGKIALGKMGQALVYGSKILQVDGNFDDCLNLARGLSENYPVALVNSVNPFRIEGQKTASFEIVDALGDAPDIHVLPVGNAGNITAYWKGYKEYAADAVSTLTPRMWGFQASGSAPIVRGEVVKDPSTIATAIRIGNPASWQHALAARDESDGFIDEVTDREILRAYKLLASQEGVFVEPASAASVAGLLKAAEQGKVDRGQKIVCTVTGNGLKDPDWAVAGAPQPVTVPVDAAAAAERLGLA, from the coding sequence ATGACCCACCAGTGGCGCGGAATCATCGAGGAGTACCGGGACCGTCTTCCGGTCTCCGACACCACGCCGGTCGTGACGCTCCGGGAGGGCGGCACGCCGCTCGTGCCGGCACAGGTGCTCTCCGAGCGCACGGGCTGCGAGGTCCACCTCAAGGTCGAGGGCGCCAACCCCACGGGGTCCTTCAAGGACCGCGGCATGACCATGGCGATCACCAAGGCCAAGGAGGAGGGCGCGAAGGCCGTCATCTGCGCCTCCACCGGCAACACCTCGGCGTCCGCGGCCGCCTACGCCGTACGCGCCGGAATGGTCTGCGCCGTCCTCGTGCCGCAGGGCAAGATCGCACTCGGCAAGATGGGCCAGGCGCTCGTCTACGGCTCGAAGATCCTCCAGGTCGACGGCAACTTCGACGACTGCTTGAACCTCGCTCGAGGTCTGTCGGAGAACTACCCGGTGGCGCTGGTCAATTCGGTCAACCCGTTCCGCATCGAGGGCCAGAAGACCGCCTCGTTCGAGATCGTCGACGCGCTTGGCGACGCCCCGGACATCCACGTCCTTCCCGTCGGCAACGCCGGCAACATCACCGCCTACTGGAAGGGCTACAAGGAGTACGCGGCCGACGCCGTGTCGACCCTTACCCCCCGGATGTGGGGCTTCCAGGCCTCCGGCTCCGCGCCCATCGTGCGCGGCGAGGTCGTCAAGGACCCCTCGACGATCGCCACCGCGATTCGCATCGGCAACCCCGCGTCGTGGCAGCACGCGCTCGCCGCGCGCGACGAGTCGGACGGCTTCATCGACGAGGTGACGGACCGTGAGATCCTGCGCGCCTACAAGCTGTTGGCGTCCCAGGAGGGTGTCTTCGTGGAGCCCGCCTCGGCCGCCTCGGTCGCCGGTCTCCTGAAGGCCGCCGAGCAGGGCAAGGTCGACAGGGGGCAGAAGATCGTCTGCACCGTCACGGGCAACGGGTTGAAGGACCCGGACTGGGCCGTCGCGGGTGCTCCGCAGCCCGTCACCGTCCCGGTCGACGCGGCCGCCGCGGCCGAGCGCCTCGGCCTCGCGTAA
- the thrB gene encoding homoserine kinase, with product MAGPAFRAAAVRVRVPATSANLGPGFDALGLSLGLYDDVVVRVADSGLNIDIAGEGSDTLPRDESHLLVRSLRTAFDLLGGQPRGLEIVCANRIPHGRGLGSSSAAICAGIVAARAVTIGGEARLDDAALLELATEIEGHPDNVAACLLGGFTLSWMDGGTARAIRMEPVDSIVPVVFVPGKPVLTETARGLLPRTVPHVDAAANAGRAALLVEALTRRPELLLPATEDRLHQEYRSPAMPESAALVERLRADGVPAVISGAGPTVLALAEDSAADKVARLAGEGWAANRLELDASGASVLPLTP from the coding sequence ATGGCCGGTCCCGCGTTCCGCGCCGCCGCCGTCCGGGTGCGCGTCCCCGCCACCAGCGCCAACCTCGGTCCGGGCTTCGACGCCCTGGGCCTGTCGCTGGGTCTGTACGACGACGTCGTCGTCCGGGTGGCCGACTCCGGCCTGAACATCGACATCGCCGGCGAGGGCAGTGACACCCTCCCGCGCGACGAGTCGCATCTGTTGGTGCGTTCCCTGCGCACCGCCTTCGACCTGCTCGGCGGACAGCCGCGCGGCCTCGAGATCGTCTGCGCCAACCGCATCCCGCACGGCCGCGGTCTCGGCTCGTCGTCCGCCGCCATCTGCGCGGGCATCGTCGCCGCGCGCGCCGTGACCATAGGCGGCGAGGCCAGGCTCGACGATGCCGCCCTGCTCGAGCTGGCCACCGAGATCGAAGGACACCCCGACAACGTCGCCGCCTGCCTGCTCGGCGGCTTCACGCTCTCCTGGATGGACGGGGGCACCGCCCGCGCGATCAGGATGGAGCCCGTCGATTCCATCGTTCCGGTGGTTTTCGTCCCCGGAAAGCCCGTCCTCACCGAGACGGCCCGCGGCCTGCTCCCGCGCACCGTCCCGCACGTCGACGCGGCCGCCAACGCGGGCCGTGCGGCCCTGCTCGTCGAGGCCCTGACCAGGCGCCCCGAGCTGCTGCTGCCCGCCACCGAGGACCGTCTGCACCAGGAGTACCGCTCTCCCGCCATGCCGGAGAGCGCCGCCCTGGTGGAGCGGCTGCGCGCCGACGGCGTGCCCGCGGTGATCTCCGGCGCGGGGCCCACGGTCCTCGCGCTGGCCGAAGACAGTGCGGCCGACAAGGTCGCACGACTGGCGGGAGAGGGCTGGGCGGCCAACCGCCTGGAGCTCGACGCCTCGGGTGCGAGCGTGCTGCCGCTCACGCCCTGA
- the rho gene encoding transcription termination factor Rho: MSDTTDLMGVTADTPATDASAAPATGASAGSRRRRGTGLEGMVLAELQQVASGLGIKGTGRMRKSQLIEVIKEAQAGGGAPAKSAASSGDTTETKPKRRATSKARTGEDAEPAAKASAPAKADKSAAQQQIDIPGQPAARANEGERGGEDQPPAKRRTRRATADAGSPETAVAEAKGETSGDASDDKGSKGDNKGNDASGDNGGEGRRERRDRQGRGRDRDRRGNKGDDQQGGGRQDRQDRQQQGGGRQDRQDRQQRDNGPRADEDGDDFEGGRRGRRGRYRDRRGRRGRDEQGFGNEPQVSEDDVLIPVAGILDILDNYAFIRTSGYLPGPNDVYVSLAQVRKNGLRKGDHVTGAVRQPKDGERREKFNALVRLDSVNGMAPESGRGRPEFNKLTPLYPQDRLRLETDPGVLTTRIIDLVAPIGKGQRGLIVAPPKTGKTMIMQAIANAITHNNPECHLMVVLVDERPEEVTDMQRSVKGEVISSTFDRPAEDHTTVAELAIERAKRLVELGHDVVVLLDSITRLGRAYNLAAPASGRILSGGVDSTALYPPKRFFGAARNIEDGGSLTILATALVDTGSRMDEVIFEEFKGTGNAELKLDRKLADKRIFPAVDVDASGTRKEEILLGSDELAITWKLRRVLHALDQQQAIELLLDKMKQTKSNAEFLLQIQKTTPTPGNGND; the protein is encoded by the coding sequence GTGAGCGACACCACCGATCTGATGGGCGTGACTGCCGACACGCCCGCCACGGACGCCTCCGCGGCGCCTGCCACCGGTGCTTCGGCCGGGTCGAGGCGGCGCCGCGGCACCGGCCTCGAGGGCATGGTGCTGGCGGAACTGCAGCAGGTCGCATCGGGCCTTGGGATCAAGGGCACCGGGCGCATGCGCAAGAGCCAGCTGATCGAGGTCATCAAGGAGGCGCAGGCAGGGGGCGGAGCCCCGGCGAAGAGCGCCGCCTCCTCGGGGGACACCACCGAGACCAAGCCCAAGCGCCGCGCCACCTCGAAGGCCCGCACGGGTGAGGACGCCGAGCCCGCCGCGAAGGCGAGCGCCCCGGCCAAGGCCGACAAGTCCGCGGCCCAGCAGCAGATCGACATCCCCGGTCAGCCGGCCGCCCGCGCGAACGAGGGCGAGCGCGGCGGCGAGGACCAGCCGCCGGCCAAGCGCCGTACGCGCCGGGCCACCGCCGACGCGGGCAGCCCGGAGACGGCCGTCGCCGAGGCGAAGGGCGAGACCTCGGGCGACGCGTCCGACGACAAGGGCTCCAAGGGCGACAACAAGGGCAACGACGCCTCCGGCGACAACGGCGGCGAGGGCCGTCGCGAACGCCGTGACCGGCAGGGCCGCGGCCGTGACCGCGACCGTCGCGGCAACAAGGGCGACGACCAGCAGGGCGGCGGACGGCAGGACCGCCAGGACCGCCAGCAGCAGGGCGGCGGGCGGCAGGACCGCCAGGACCGCCAGCAGCGGGACAACGGTCCGCGGGCCGACGAGGACGGGGACGACTTCGAGGGCGGGCGTCGCGGACGCCGCGGGCGCTACCGCGACCGCCGTGGCCGTCGCGGCCGCGACGAGCAGGGCTTCGGCAACGAGCCGCAGGTCTCCGAGGACGACGTCCTGATCCCCGTCGCGGGCATCCTGGACATCCTCGACAACTACGCGTTCATCCGTACGTCGGGCTACCTCCCCGGTCCCAACGACGTCTACGTCTCGCTGGCCCAGGTCCGCAAGAACGGACTGCGCAAGGGCGACCACGTCACCGGCGCGGTCCGTCAGCCCAAGGACGGCGAGCGCCGCGAGAAGTTCAACGCGCTCGTACGCCTCGACTCCGTCAACGGCATGGCACCCGAATCCGGGCGCGGGCGGCCGGAGTTCAACAAGCTGACGCCCCTTTACCCGCAGGACCGGCTCCGCCTGGAGACCGACCCGGGTGTGCTCACGACCCGCATCATCGACCTCGTCGCGCCCATCGGCAAGGGACAGCGCGGTCTGATCGTGGCCCCGCCGAAGACCGGCAAGACCATGATCATGCAGGCGATCGCCAACGCGATCACGCACAACAACCCCGAGTGCCACCTGATGGTCGTCCTCGTCGACGAGCGTCCGGAAGAGGTCACCGACATGCAGCGGTCGGTGAAGGGCGAGGTCATCTCCTCGACCTTCGACCGTCCCGCCGAGGACCACACCACGGTCGCCGAGCTCGCCATCGAGCGCGCCAAGCGTCTGGTGGAGCTGGGCCACGACGTCGTCGTGCTGCTCGACTCGATCACCCGTCTGGGCCGTGCGTACAACCTCGCCGCCCCGGCCTCCGGCCGCATCCTGTCCGGTGGTGTCGACTCGACGGCCCTCTACCCGCCGAAGCGCTTCTTCGGTGCCGCGCGCAACATCGAGGACGGCGGCTCGCTGACCATCCTCGCCACCGCGCTCGTGGACACCGGCTCGCGCATGGACGAGGTCATCTTCGAGGAGTTCAAGGGCACCGGCAACGCCGAACTCAAGCTCGACCGGAAGCTCGCCGACAAGCGCATCTTCCCGGCGGTGGACGTCGACGCGTCCGGCACCCGCAAGGAAGAGATCCTGCTCGGCTCCGACGAGCTCGCGATCACCTGGAAGCTGCGCCGCGTACTGCACGCGCTCGACCAGCAGCAGGCGATCGAGCTGCTCCTGGACAAGATGAAGCAGACGAAGTCGAACGCCGAGTTCCTGCTGCAGATCCAGAAGACGACCCCGACGCCGGGCAACGGCAACGACTAG
- a CDS encoding LCP family protein — MTDETRAADAPKRGKRGRRRKPRSTRKKVLVVTAWTAAGVAVLGGTGLGYVYFKLNGNIKGVDINAALGTDRPMDVDNGSQDILVLGSDSRSGDNAKYGKDEGAARSDTAMIVHVYKGHKKASVVSIPRDTLISRPDCTTEDGRTEPGGQRQMFNTAYEVGGPACAVKTVEKMSGIRMDHYVEVDFTGFKKLIDTLGGVDITTKKDIRDKDSHLNLDAGTHTLNGEQALGLVRTRHGVGDGSDLGRIQLQQAFIKALLDQVKDVGVFSSPKKLFDLADDATSAVTTDSDLNDVKSLASFANGLKGIGAGDMKMVTLPIQYDPNDPNRVLPLEEADQQVWDALRADKPIPKSATEKSAGDKGDVGDVVAGH; from the coding sequence ATGACCGACGAGACCAGGGCCGCCGACGCGCCGAAGCGCGGCAAGCGTGGCCGCCGCCGCAAGCCGCGGAGCACGCGCAAGAAGGTGCTCGTCGTCACGGCCTGGACCGCCGCGGGTGTGGCCGTCCTCGGAGGCACCGGCCTCGGATACGTCTACTTCAAGCTCAACGGCAACATCAAGGGCGTCGACATCAACGCCGCCCTCGGCACCGACCGCCCCATGGACGTCGACAACGGCTCCCAGGACATCCTCGTCCTCGGCTCCGACTCGCGCTCCGGCGACAACGCCAAGTACGGCAAGGACGAGGGCGCCGCCCGCTCGGACACGGCGATGATCGTCCACGTCTACAAGGGTCACAAGAAGGCCAGCGTCGTCTCCATACCCCGCGACACCCTCATATCCAGGCCGGACTGCACGACCGAGGACGGCAGGACGGAGCCCGGCGGGCAGCGGCAGATGTTCAACACGGCGTACGAGGTCGGGGGCCCCGCCTGCGCCGTCAAGACCGTCGAGAAGATGTCCGGCATCCGGATGGACCACTACGTAGAGGTCGATTTCACCGGCTTCAAGAAGCTCATAGACACCCTCGGCGGCGTCGACATCACCACCAAGAAGGACATCAGGGACAAGGACAGTCACCTGAACCTGGACGCCGGCACCCACACGCTCAACGGCGAGCAGGCACTCGGCCTTGTCCGCACCCGGCACGGCGTCGGCGACGGCAGCGACCTCGGCCGCATCCAGCTCCAGCAGGCCTTCATCAAGGCTCTCCTCGACCAGGTCAAGGACGTCGGCGTCTTCAGCAGCCCGAAGAAGCTGTTCGACCTCGCGGACGACGCGACCAGCGCCGTCACCACCGACTCCGACCTGAACGACGTGAAGTCCCTCGCGAGCTTCGCGAACGGCCTCAAGGGCATCGGCGCGGGCGACATGAAGATGGTCACGCTGCCCATCCAGTACGACCCGAACGACCCCAACCGCGTGCTTCCCCTGGAGGAGGCCGACCAGCAGGTCTGGGACGCGCTCAGGGCCGACAAGCCCATCCCCAAGTCCGCCACGGAGAAGTCCGCCGGTGACAAGGGTGACGTCGGCGACGTGGTCGCCGGCCACTGA
- the rpmE gene encoding 50S ribosomal protein L31, producing MKRDIHPEYVETQVSCTCGASFTTRSTISSGTVRAEVCSECHPFYTGKQKILDTGGRVARFEARFGKAGSAKK from the coding sequence TTGAAGCGCGACATCCACCCCGAGTACGTCGAGACGCAGGTCAGCTGCACCTGTGGCGCGTCGTTCACCACCCGCAGCACGATCTCCAGCGGCACCGTCCGTGCCGAGGTCTGCTCCGAGTGCCACCCGTTCTACACGGGCAAGCAGAAGATCCTCGACACCGGTGGCCGTGTGGCCCGCTTCGAGGCCCGCTTCGGCAAGGCCGGCTCCGCCAAGAAGTAG
- the prfA gene encoding peptide chain release factor 1 — protein sequence MFEAVEELIGEHADLERKLADPSVHADQANARKLNKRYAELTPIVATYRSWKQTGDDIETAREFAADDPDFAAEVKDLERQREEITEKLRLLLVPRDPSDDKDVILEIKAGAGGDESALFAGDLLRMYLRYAERVGWKTEIIDSTESELGGYKDVQVAVKTKGGQGATEPGQGVWARLKYEGGVHRVQRVPSTESQGRIHTSAAGVLVTPEAEEIDVEIHANDLRIDVYRSSGPGGQSVNTTDSAVRITHLPTGVVASCQNEKSQLQNKEQAMRILRSRLLAAAQEEAESKAADARRSQVRTVDRSEKIRTYNFPENRISDHRVGFKAYNLDQVLDGELDPVIQACVDADSAAKLAAA from the coding sequence ATGTTCGAGGCGGTCGAGGAACTGATCGGCGAGCACGCCGATCTCGAACGGAAGCTCGCGGACCCGTCGGTCCACGCCGACCAGGCCAACGCGCGCAAGCTCAACAAGCGCTACGCCGAGCTGACCCCGATCGTCGCGACGTACCGCTCCTGGAAGCAGACCGGCGACGACATCGAGACCGCGCGCGAGTTCGCGGCCGACGACCCGGACTTCGCCGCCGAGGTCAAGGACCTGGAGCGGCAGCGCGAGGAGATCACCGAGAAACTGCGGCTGCTGCTCGTGCCCCGGGACCCGTCCGACGACAAGGACGTCATCCTGGAGATCAAGGCGGGCGCCGGCGGCGACGAGTCCGCCCTGTTCGCCGGTGACCTGCTGCGCATGTACCTGCGGTACGCGGAGCGCGTCGGCTGGAAGACCGAGATCATCGACTCCACCGAGTCCGAGCTCGGCGGCTACAAGGACGTCCAGGTCGCCGTGAAGACCAAGGGCGGCCAGGGCGCTACCGAGCCGGGTCAGGGCGTCTGGGCACGGCTGAAGTACGAGGGTGGCGTGCACCGCGTGCAGCGCGTGCCCTCCACCGAGTCGCAGGGCCGCATCCACACCTCCGCGGCGGGTGTCCTCGTGACGCCCGAGGCCGAGGAGATCGACGTCGAGATCCACGCCAACGACCTGCGCATCGACGTGTACCGCTCCTCCGGTCCCGGCGGCCAGTCCGTCAACACCACGGACTCCGCCGTCCGCATCACGCACCTGCCCACCGGCGTCGTCGCCTCCTGCCAGAACGAGAAGAGCCAGCTCCAGAACAAGGAGCAGGCCATGCGCATTCTGCGCTCCAGGCTCCTCGCCGCGGCCCAGGAAGAGGCGGAGAGCAAGGCCGCGGACGCCCGCCGCAGCCAGGTCCGCACCGTCGACCGCTCCGAGAAGATCCGCACGTACAACTTCCCGGAAAACCGGATCTCGGACCACCGCGTCGGCTTCAAGGCGTACAACTTGGACCAGGTGCTCGACGGCGAACTCGACCCGGTCATCCAGGCCTGCGTCGACGCCGACTCGGCCGCCAAGCTCGCCGCCGCGTAA
- the prmC gene encoding peptide chain release factor N(5)-glutamine methyltransferase, whose protein sequence is MNLLLAEVAQATQRLADAGVPSPRNDAEELAAFVHGVKRGELHSVKDSDFDARYWETIARREAREPLQHITGRAFFRYLELQVGPGVFVPRPETESVVGWAIDAVRAMDVVEPLIVDLCTGSGAIALAMAQEVPRSRVHAVELSEDALKWTRKNVEGSRVELVRGDAREAFPELDGQVDLVISNPPYIPLTEWEYVAPEARDYDPELALFSGEDGLELIRGIERTAHRLLRPGGVVVIEHADTQGGQVPWIFTEERGWADAADHPDLNNRPRFATARRAMP, encoded by the coding sequence GTGAACCTGCTGCTCGCGGAAGTGGCCCAGGCCACCCAGCGGCTGGCCGACGCCGGCGTGCCCTCGCCGCGCAACGACGCGGAGGAGCTCGCCGCCTTCGTGCACGGCGTGAAGCGGGGCGAGCTGCACTCCGTCAAGGACTCCGACTTCGACGCCCGCTACTGGGAGACGATCGCGCGCCGCGAGGCCCGTGAACCGCTGCAGCACATCACGGGCCGGGCCTTCTTCCGGTACCTGGAGCTGCAGGTCGGCCCCGGTGTCTTCGTGCCGCGCCCGGAGACCGAGTCCGTCGTCGGCTGGGCCATAGACGCCGTCCGCGCGATGGACGTCGTCGAGCCGCTCATCGTCGACCTGTGCACCGGCTCCGGGGCCATCGCCCTCGCCATGGCGCAGGAGGTCCCGCGCTCGCGGGTGCACGCCGTGGAGCTGTCCGAGGACGCCCTGAAATGGACGCGGAAGAACGTCGAGGGGTCCAGGGTCGAGCTCGTGCGGGGGGACGCCAGGGAGGCCTTCCCCGAGCTCGACGGACAGGTCGACCTCGTGATCTCCAACCCGCCGTACATCCCGCTCACCGAGTGGGAGTACGTCGCCCCCGAAGCCCGTGACTACGACCCCGAGCTCGCCCTCTTCTCCGGCGAGGACGGCCTGGAACTGATCCGCGGCATCGAGCGCACCGCGCACCGCCTGCTCAGGCCCGGGGGAGTCGTCGTCATCGAGCACGCGGACACCCAGGGCGGCCAGGTCCCGTGGATCTTCACCGAGGAACGCGGCTGGGCCGACGCCGCCGACCACCCCGACCTCAACAACCGCCCGCGCTTCGCCACCGCCCGCAGGGCGATGCCGTGA
- a CDS encoding L-threonylcarbamoyladenylate synthase, protein MARRYDTNDATDRTTGLREAASAVRRGELVVLPTDTVYGIGADAFSPEACADLLDAKGRGRNMPTPVLIGSPNTLHGLVTDFSEMAWELVDAFWPGALTLIAKQQPSLQWDLGDTRGTVAIRMPLHPVAIELLTEVGPMAVSSANLTGHPAPEDCDAAQEMLGDSVSVYLDGGPTPGIVPSSIVDVTGKVPVLLRAGALDADELRKVVPDLEVAN, encoded by the coding sequence ATGGCACGGCGATACGACACCAACGACGCGACCGACCGTACGACCGGTCTGCGCGAGGCCGCGTCCGCCGTCCGCCGCGGCGAGCTGGTCGTGCTGCCCACCGACACGGTCTACGGCATCGGCGCCGACGCCTTCTCCCCGGAGGCGTGCGCCGACCTGCTGGACGCCAAGGGCCGCGGCCGCAACATGCCCACGCCCGTCCTGATCGGCTCGCCGAACACGCTGCACGGCCTGGTCACCGACTTCTCCGAGATGGCCTGGGAACTCGTCGACGCCTTCTGGCCGGGCGCCCTGACCCTCATCGCCAAGCAGCAGCCGTCCCTCCAGTGGGACCTCGGCGACACCCGCGGCACCGTCGCCATCCGCATGCCGCTGCACCCCGTCGCCATCGAGCTGCTCACCGAGGTCGGCCCGATGGCCGTCTCCTCGGCCAATCTGACGGGACACCCCGCCCCCGAGGACTGCGACGCCGCGCAGGAGATGCTCGGCGACTCCGTCTCCGTCTACCTGGACGGCGGCCCCACCCCCGGCATCGTCCCGTCGTCCATCGTCGACGTCACGGGCAAGGTGCCGGTGCTGCTCCGCGCGGGCGCACTCGACGCGGACGAGCTGCGCAAGGTGGTACCCGACCTCGAGGTGGCGAATTGA
- a CDS encoding protein-tyrosine-phosphatase → MTAPETGRGIAGFPGSADTFRILHVSTGNVCRSPITERLTRHALADRLGDPLTGGLIVESAGTWGHEGAPMETNAETVLADFGADPTGFMGRELLDDHVIRADLVLTATRDHRAQVISMGHSAGLRTFTLKEFTRLVRAIDMTTLPDPDGGVVERARALVRAAAALRGWLLAPNVEADEVYDPYGAPLPFFRSVGDEINQALDPVVTALTGVPAHM, encoded by the coding sequence TTGACAGCCCCTGAGACGGGGCGTGGCATAGCGGGCTTCCCGGGCTCTGCGGACACCTTCCGCATCCTCCACGTCAGTACCGGCAACGTGTGCCGCTCGCCCATCACCGAGCGGCTGACCAGACATGCCCTGGCCGATCGCCTCGGCGACCCCCTCACCGGCGGTCTCATCGTCGAGAGCGCGGGCACCTGGGGCCACGAGGGCGCCCCCATGGAGACCAACGCCGAGACGGTCCTCGCCGACTTCGGCGCGGACCCCACCGGCTTCATGGGCCGCGAGCTCCTCGACGACCACGTCATCCGCGCCGACCTGGTGCTGACCGCCACCCGCGACCACCGGGCGCAGGTCATCTCCATGGGCCACTCGGCGGGCCTGCGCACGTTCACCCTCAAGGAGTTCACGCGGCTCGTACGGGCCATAGACATGACGACGCTGCCGGACCCGGACGGCGGGGTGGTGGAGCGGGCCCGCGCGCTGGTGCGGGCCGCAGCAGCGCTGCGCGGCTGGCTCCTCGCGCCGAACGTGGAGGCCGACGAGGTGTACGACCCGTACGGGGCGCCCCTGCCGTTCTTCCGGTCGGTGGGCGACGAGATCAACCAGGCGCTCGACCCCGTGGTGACGGCGCTGACCGGGGTGCCCGCGCACATGTAG